One genomic segment of Roseovarius carneus includes these proteins:
- a CDS encoding energy-coupling factor ABC transporter ATP-binding protein — translation MTNAADPALDLVGVSLRLEGRLVLDALTLRADERRIGIVGRNGAGKSTLARLIAGLEEPQEGALSVFGVNVARDRARALSTVGILFQNPDHQIIFPTVDEEITFGLRQMGMTKNEAHARTTDMLEAFGKSHWAGASVATLSQGQKQLLCLMAVLAMAPRLIVLDEPLSGLDIPTRLQLTRYLDAAPATLVHISHDPATLAGYERVIWLSEGRLRADGAATKVLAAFTREMQDLGGRDDISDLAG, via the coding sequence ATGACAAATGCCGCCGACCCAGCGCTCGACCTTGTGGGCGTAAGCCTGCGCCTTGAAGGGCGCTTGGTTCTGGACGCGCTCACCCTGCGCGCCGATGAGCGGCGCATCGGCATTGTGGGGCGCAATGGTGCGGGCAAATCAACCCTCGCGCGGCTCATCGCCGGGCTGGAGGAGCCGCAGGAGGGCGCGCTCAGCGTGTTTGGCGTCAATGTCGCGCGGGACCGGGCCCGCGCATTGAGCACTGTGGGCATCCTCTTTCAGAACCCCGATCATCAGATCATCTTTCCCACCGTGGACGAGGAGATCACCTTTGGCCTGCGCCAGATGGGCATGACCAAGAACGAGGCTCACGCCCGCACCACCGATATGCTGGAAGCGTTTGGCAAAAGCCACTGGGCCGGGGCCTCCGTGGCCACGCTCAGCCAAGGGCAAAAGCAGCTTTTATGCCTGATGGCCGTGCTCGCGATGGCCCCGCGCCTGATCGTGCTGGATGAGCCTCTCTCGGGCCTCGATATCCCCACGCGCCTGCAACTGACCCGTTATCTGGACGCGGCCCCCGCCACGCTGGTGCATATCTCGCACGATCCCGCCACGCTGGCAGGGTATGAGCGGGTGATCTGGCTTTCGGAGGGGCGGCTGCGCGCGGACGGTGCTGCCACAAAGGTTCTCGCCGCCTTCACCCGCGAGATGCAGGACTTGGGAGGGCGCGATGATATCTCTGACCTCGCCGGTTGA
- a CDS encoding energy-coupling factor transporter transmembrane component T family protein, which yields MISLTSPVETRAHGWPAGAKLAALCAATMVLFAAQSLAFHIGALAACLALYAAPGWVFLRAGLRRLWILWPFIGLIAAWHLITGAPQEGAIIALRMLTAVGLANLVTMTTRLSDMIAVIRWLATPLRRIGLSTRALELAIALMIRFTPVLVEKGTHLSRAWRARSRKGVNWRIVMPFTLLAIDDAEHVADALKARGGLAPGTQAR from the coding sequence ATGATATCTCTGACCTCGCCGGTTGAAACCCGCGCCCATGGCTGGCCCGCAGGCGCGAAACTGGCCGCTCTTTGCGCAGCGACGATGGTGCTTTTCGCGGCGCAATCTCTCGCCTTTCATATCGGCGCATTGGCGGCCTGTCTTGCGCTTTATGCCGCACCGGGATGGGTGTTTTTGCGGGCCGGGTTACGGCGGCTTTGGATCTTGTGGCCGTTCATAGGCCTCATCGCGGCGTGGCACCTGATCACCGGGGCACCGCAAGAGGGGGCCATCATCGCATTGAGAATGCTCACCGCCGTGGGCCTTGCGAACCTTGTGACGATGACAACACGACTGAGCGATATGATCGCCGTCATCCGCTGGCTCGCCACACCGCTGCGCCGCATCGGGTTGAGCACCCGCGCGCTGGAATTGGCCATTGCCCTGATGATCCGTTTCACCCCGGTTCTGGTCGAAAAAGGCACGCATCTCAGCCGCGCGTGGCGCGCCCGCTCGCGCAAAGGGGTGAACTGGCGCATTGTCATGCCTTTCACCCTTCTGGCCATTGATGATGCCGAACATGTGGCCGACGCGCTGAAAGCACGCGGAGGGCTGGCGCCCGGCACGCAGGCGCGTTAA
- a CDS encoding biotin transporter BioY: protein MERSLALIALFAALIAALGLIPKFSLAFGVPITAQSLGVMLCGTILGARRGALAVLLFLLLVAMGLPLLAGGRGGLGLFVSPTAGFLIGFPLAAFAAGWITERWRSVPLGLASGMAAAVGGILVLYAFGVTGMAIVLGKSWGEAALLITAFLPGDAIKAVLAGLITAALARARPRAVLSRL, encoded by the coding sequence ATGGAACGCTCCCTCGCCCTCATCGCGCTTTTTGCGGCCCTCATCGCAGCCCTTGGCCTGATCCCCAAATTCTCGCTCGCCTTTGGTGTGCCGATTACGGCACAAAGCCTCGGTGTCATGCTGTGCGGCACCATTCTGGGTGCGCGGCGCGGCGCGCTGGCGGTGCTTTTGTTCCTTTTGCTGGTGGCGATGGGCTTGCCGCTTTTGGCGGGTGGGCGCGGCGGGCTTGGGCTTTTTGTGTCACCCACGGCGGGCTTCCTGATCGGCTTCCCGCTGGCGGCCTTTGCGGCGGGCTGGATCACCGAGCGGTGGCGCTCCGTGCCACTTGGCCTTGCCTCGGGCATGGCGGCGGCGGTGGGCGGGATACTCGTGCTCTACGCGTTTGGCGTGACAGGCATGGCCATCGTTCTGGGCAAAAGCTGGGGTGAGGCCGCCCTCCTAATCACGGCCTTCCTGCCGGGCGATGCAATTAAGGCGGTGCTGGCTGGACTGATCACCGCAGCACTGGCCCGCGCCCGGCCCCGCGCTGTGCTCTCGCGGCTCTAG
- a CDS encoding thiolase family protein, whose protein sequence is MSAVLLAARRTPVVPRGGAFAAFEIHALAAPVIVAALADAGLTGADVEEVILGNALGAGGNPARLVALAAGLPERVAGLSIDRQCAGGLDAIRIAAAMVEAGQAEVVLAGGVESYSRRPLRARTFADGRPPEPYEQADFAPDTAQDVDMAEAADALSRAWGISRAAQDAWAIRSHARALAVAPCAGIVPLAGVTQDTFARNLSAALAVRAAQVTGDITAANTAVAADGAAVCVVVSERVAARVAVGCGLRIAGTATLGADPAQPGIAPIGAIAKALQAAGVTPGALSVAEIMEAYAVQALACIDGARIDPEIVNLGGGALARGHPIGASGAVLAVRLFHEMQTRGGTGLAAIAAAGGLGSALVLRA, encoded by the coding sequence ATGAGCGCGGTTTTGCTGGCGGCCCGGCGCACCCCCGTGGTGCCGCGTGGCGGGGCGTTCGCAGCGTTTGAGATACACGCGTTGGCCGCCCCTGTAATTGTGGCGGCTCTGGCCGATGCGGGCCTCACGGGCGCGGATGTGGAGGAGGTTATCCTTGGCAATGCGCTGGGTGCGGGTGGCAATCCTGCGCGGCTTGTGGCGCTTGCGGCGGGTCTGCCCGAGCGGGTAGCTGGGCTCAGCATTGATCGGCAATGCGCGGGCGGGCTTGATGCGATCCGGATTGCGGCGGCGATGGTGGAGGCCGGGCAAGCGGAGGTGGTGCTTGCAGGCGGGGTGGAGAGCTATTCCCGCAGGCCTTTGCGCGCGCGCACCTTTGCCGACGGGCGCCCGCCGGAGCCTTATGAGCAGGCGGACTTCGCCCCCGATACCGCGCAGGACGTTGATATGGCCGAAGCGGCGGATGCTCTGAGCCGCGCTTGGGGGATTTCGCGCGCGGCGCAGGATGCTTGGGCCATACGCAGCCATGCGCGGGCCCTTGCGGTGGCCCCCTGCGCCGGGATCGTGCCGCTGGCCGGTGTCACGCAGGACACTTTTGCCCGGAATCTCAGCGCCGCGTTGGCGGTGCGCGCGGCGCAAGTGACAGGCGATATCACAGCGGCCAATACGGCCGTTGCGGCGGATGGTGCTGCGGTTTGCGTGGTGGTGTCAGAACGGGTGGCTGCGCGGGTGGCGGTGGGGTGTGGCCTGCGGATTGCCGGGACGGCGACGCTTGGGGCCGATCCAGCGCAGCCGGGGATCGCGCCGATTGGGGCTATCGCTAAGGCATTGCAAGCGGCGGGTGTAACGCCCGGCGCGCTGAGCGTGGCAGAGATCATGGAAGCTTACGCGGTGCAGGCCCTTGCCTGTATCGACGGCGCCAGGATTGACCCCGAGATCGTCAATCTGGGTGGCGGGGCCTTGGCACGCGGGCATCCTATCGGTGCGTCTGGCGCGGTGCTTGCGGTGCGGCTTTTCCACGAGATGCAGACGCGCGGCGGCACCGGACTTGCGGCCATCGCGGCGGCGGGTGGCCTCGGGTCTGCTTTGGTTTTGCGCGCCTAG
- a CDS encoding ANL family adenylate-forming protein, giving the protein MSRTPRFAWHTCAQVRGGDATALRAAIESGRSFSAGPEGVRPADLPDGVFEVLSGGTTGAPKRIWRRAGSWMLSFALNAARFGIGPGTRVSVLGDMRHSLGLYAVVEGAHLGAHVSFLGGKGPRAQAAALMGEEVLYASPSQLRPVLAAGGALGLRHVIVGGGALDAALRTALLQGFPGAEVTAFYGASETSFITMSDADTPEGSVGRAYGAAALRVDDTGEVWVRGPYVAESYADGPLRREKDWVSAGEIGRLDADGYLSLEGRRDRALRVAERWVHPEAVEAVLAAQPGVIHAAVLPVADAARGQALVAVIEGNAEPEALLAACRGALDAMTVPRRVFRHPQMPITAAGKPDLAALTLWLGRQ; this is encoded by the coding sequence GTGAGCCGCACGCCGCGCTTTGCGTGGCACACCTGCGCGCAGGTGCGCGGGGGCGATGCGACGGCTCTACGCGCGGCAATTGAGAGTGGGCGCAGCTTTTCCGCCGGGCCAGAAGGCGTGCGCCCCGCCGATCTGCCGGATGGCGTTTTCGAGGTTTTGAGTGGCGGCACTACCGGCGCGCCCAAGCGGATCTGGCGGCGCGCAGGCTCTTGGATGCTGAGCTTTGCTCTAAATGCTGCGCGCTTTGGTATCGGGCCAGGGACGCGGGTGTCGGTGCTGGGGGATATGCGCCATTCTCTGGGTCTTTACGCGGTGGTGGAGGGGGCGCATCTCGGCGCGCATGTGAGCTTTCTGGGCGGCAAGGGGCCTCGCGCGCAGGCGGCGGCGTTGATGGGTGAGGAGGTGCTATACGCCAGCCCGTCACAGCTGCGCCCGGTTCTTGCGGCGGGTGGTGCGCTTGGCCTGCGCCATGTGATTGTCGGGGGCGGTGCACTCGATGCAGCCCTACGAACCGCGCTCTTGCAGGGCTTTCCGGGGGCCGAGGTCACGGCGTTTTACGGCGCGTCCGAGACGAGCTTCATCACGATGAGTGATGCGGATACGCCCGAAGGGTCGGTCGGGCGGGCCTATGGTGCAGCGGCGCTTCGTGTGGATGATACGGGCGAGGTCTGGGTGCGTGGGCCGTATGTGGCCGAAAGCTATGCGGATGGCCCGTTGCGCCGCGAAAAAGACTGGGTGAGCGCGGGCGAGATTGGGCGGCTGGACGCGGATGGGTATCTCTCTCTTGAGGGGCGGCGCGACCGCGCGCTGCGCGTGGCGGAGCGTTGGGTGCATCCCGAAGCGGTTGAGGCGGTTTTGGCGGCCCAGCCGGGTGTCATTCACGCCGCGGTTTTGCCAGTTGCGGATGCAGCGCGGGGGCAGGCCTTGGTGGCCGTGATCGAGGGGAATGCGGAGCCGGAGGCGCTGCTTGCCGCCTGCCGGGGGGCGCTGGATGCAATGACGGTGCCGCGCCGCGTGTTCAGGCACCCGCAGATGCCTATCACGGCGGCGGGCAAGCCGGACCTCGCGGCCCTTACACTCTGGCTGGGGCGGCAATGA
- a CDS encoding glycosyltransferase family 10 domain-containing protein — MSQSPRIAILPYEAKLGLLPGAFPLDKLVWPLGTPEGIVGKALRDLGPEDHLLVYPRKSHYWRFGFGTRAKVSIMVLEPRVIHGGHMDLLQRAYGRFHKVLASDEALLGAIPNGVFFPAGGCWVPGWRDLERTKCRNLSLIASEKRSQEGHRLRHRMVDWARGSDVDMDALGRGYNALADKSEALAPYRFSVVIENIQERNYFTEKLVDAILCRTVPIYWGCPNIADFFDTSGMIVCEDEASLRAAVLAASEDGYAARIPALEALVPVAADYGDFYTRAARAVMG; from the coding sequence TTGTCCCAATCTCCCCGTATTGCCATCCTGCCCTACGAGGCCAAGCTGGGCCTGCTGCCTGGCGCATTCCCTTTGGACAAGCTTGTCTGGCCGTTGGGCACGCCAGAGGGGATCGTGGGCAAGGCCTTGCGCGATCTGGGACCTGAGGATCATCTGCTCGTCTATCCGCGCAAGTCGCATTACTGGCGCTTTGGCTTTGGCACGCGGGCAAAAGTGTCGATCATGGTCCTTGAGCCGCGCGTCATTCATGGCGGGCATATGGACCTTTTGCAAAGGGCGTATGGACGGTTTCACAAGGTTTTGGCCAGTGACGAGGCGCTTTTGGGTGCGATCCCCAATGGCGTGTTCTTCCCGGCGGGCGGGTGTTGGGTGCCAGGCTGGCGTGATCTGGAACGCACCAAATGCCGCAATCTTTCGCTGATCGCGTCCGAGAAACGCTCGCAGGAGGGGCACAGGCTGCGCCATAGGATGGTGGATTGGGCGCGCGGTTCGGATGTGGACATGGACGCGCTGGGCCGGGGATATAACGCGCTTGCCGACAAGTCCGAGGCCTTGGCGCCCTATCGGTTTTCGGTTGTGATCGAGAATATCCAAGAGCGAAATTATTTCACCGAGAAGCTGGTGGATGCCATTTTGTGCCGCACGGTGCCAATCTATTGGGGCTGTCCGAATATTGCCGATTTCTTCGATACATCGGGCATGATTGTTTGCGAGGATGAGGCCAGCTTGCGCGCGGCGGTTCTGGCCGCTTCGGAAGATGGTTATGCAGCGCGGATCCCGGCGCTGGAGGCGCTTGTGCCAGTGGCGGCGGATTACGGGGATTTCTATACCCGTGCCGCGCGGGCGGTGATGGGGTGA
- a CDS encoding DUF1150 family protein, whose amino-acid sequence MNTKYDFAEESGAPIAYIRSVAVVDLPEELRSQATGLKTLYAVHSAEGERLALVRDRKLAFVLARQNDMMPVTVH is encoded by the coding sequence ATGAACACGAAATATGATTTCGCCGAAGAGAGCGGCGCACCTATCGCCTATATCCGCTCGGTTGCGGTGGTGGATTTGCCCGAAGAGCTGCGCAGTCAGGCGACGGGCCTCAAGACGCTTTATGCGGTGCACAGCGCCGAAGGTGAGCGGCTGGCGCTGGTGCGTGACCGCAAGCTGGCCTTTGTGCTTGCGCGTCAAAACGACATGATGCCGGTGACGGTACACTGA
- a CDS encoding Hsp20 family protein, with translation MTKLSLGAHPYMLGFEQLERLLERSAKSGNEGYPPFNIEQTSDHSYRITLAVAGFAEEDLAVTLEDRQLVIRGRQRDDSDGRIFLHRGIAARQFQRSFVLADGVEVGMAVMENGLLHVDLTRAQPDVVVQTIKINKTGK, from the coding sequence ATGACAAAGCTGAGTTTGGGGGCGCACCCCTATATGCTGGGGTTTGAACAGCTGGAACGGTTGCTGGAACGCAGCGCAAAATCCGGCAACGAAGGCTATCCCCCCTTCAATATTGAACAGACTTCGGACCATTCCTACCGAATCACGCTGGCTGTGGCGGGCTTTGCCGAGGAGGATCTGGCGGTGACGCTGGAGGACCGGCAATTGGTAATCCGCGGGCGGCAGCGCGATGACAGCGACGGGCGCATTTTTTTGCACCGAGGGATCGCGGCGCGGCAGTTTCAACGCTCGTTCGTTTTGGCGGACGGGGTCGAAGTGGGCATGGCCGTTATGGAAAACGGGCTCTTGCATGTCGATCTGACGCGTGCGCAGCCCGATGTCGTGGTGCAGACGATCAAGATCAACAAAACGGGCAAATAA
- a CDS encoding YdcH family protein: protein MNAFTDLSMKSDDVLRVELEEFRRQHRDLDEAITALQEKGARDPLTIKRLKQQKLRLKDRIAYIEDRLTPDIIA, encoded by the coding sequence ATGAACGCCTTCACCGATCTGTCGATGAAATCTGACGACGTGTTGCGTGTGGAGCTTGAAGAGTTCCGCCGCCAGCACCGCGATCTGGACGAGGCTATCACGGCGCTTCAGGAAAAAGGCGCGCGCGACCCGCTGACCATCAAACGGCTGAAGCAGCAAAAGCTGCGTCTGAAGGATCGTATCGCCTATATTGAAGACCGTCTGACGCCCGATATTATCGCCTGA
- a CDS encoding class I SAM-dependent methyltransferase — translation MAKTSYYTAANRAAWDASAAAFEAKDTWAEMMRAVARPGFSELDETMIATLDALDLKDARAVQVGCNNGRELLSLPALGITPALGIDQSEAFLEQARGLAKAAGSDCDFLRADIYDLPEGLGPFDLGLITIGVLNWMPDLAGMLRAVSNLLAPGAPLVIYETHPFLEMFEPEAADPFALDRSYFDRAPMTWSETITYDGSPGEASPEMFWFTHTLGEVVTGCVAAGLAIERLTEHPHSNREVEYDMYEGRAAQMPLCYTLVARKV, via the coding sequence ATGGCAAAAACATCTTATTACACAGCCGCCAACCGCGCGGCATGGGACGCCTCTGCGGCGGCGTTTGAGGCGAAGGACACATGGGCCGAGATGATGCGTGCTGTGGCGCGTCCGGGCTTTTCCGAGCTGGACGAGACCATGATCGCGACGCTGGATGCGCTTGATCTCAAAGATGCGCGCGCCGTGCAGGTTGGGTGCAATAACGGGCGGGAGCTTTTGTCGCTGCCCGCGCTTGGGATCACGCCTGCGCTGGGGATTGATCAATCCGAGGCGTTTCTGGAGCAGGCGCGCGGCCTTGCCAAAGCGGCAGGTTCGGACTGCGATTTTCTGCGCGCCGATATCTACGATCTGCCTGAGGGGCTCGGGCCGTTTGATCTGGGGCTGATCACCATCGGCGTACTGAACTGGATGCCCGACCTTGCGGGCATGCTGCGCGCGGTCTCAAACCTTCTGGCGCCCGGCGCGCCCTTGGTGATCTATGAAACGCATCCGTTTCTTGAGATGTTTGAGCCTGAGGCCGCCGACCCTTTCGCGCTGGACCGGTCCTATTTTGACCGTGCGCCTATGACGTGGTCCGAGACGATCACCTATGACGGCTCGCCGGGCGAGGCCTCTCCCGAGATGTTCTGGTTCACGCACACGCTGGGCGAGGTGGTCACGGGCTGTGTGGCGGCGGGGCTGGCGATAGAGCGGCTGACCGAGCATCCCCATTCCAACCGCGAGGTGGAGTATGACATGTATGAAGGGCGCGCGGCGCAGATGCCGCTGTGCTACACGCTTGTGGCGCGCAAGGTCTGA
- the purE gene encoding 5-(carboxyamino)imidazole ribonucleotide mutase: protein MPNVQIGIIMGSQSDWPTMKEAADILDALGVAYETRIVSAHRTPDRLWDYGTKAAGRGLKVIIAGAGGAAHLPGMMASKTRIPVIGVPVQTKALSGVDSLYSIVQMPRGYPVATMAIGAAGAANAGLMAAAILANGDADLAERLDVWRAALSASIPEEPSND from the coding sequence ATGCCAAACGTGCAAATCGGGATCATCATGGGAAGCCAGTCGGACTGGCCCACAATGAAGGAAGCGGCGGATATTCTGGACGCGCTCGGCGTAGCCTATGAGACGCGCATCGTCTCGGCCCACCGCACACCGGACAGGCTCTGGGATTACGGCACCAAGGCCGCCGGGCGCGGCCTCAAGGTTATCATCGCTGGCGCAGGCGGGGCCGCCCATCTGCCCGGCATGATGGCCTCCAAGACCCGCATCCCCGTGATCGGCGTACCGGTGCAGACCAAGGCCCTTTCAGGTGTCGATAGCCTCTATTCCATCGTGCAGATGCCACGCGGCTACCCCGTGGCGACGATGGCGATCGGCGCGGCGGGTGCGGCCAATGCAGGGCTCATGGCAGCGGCGATCCTCGCCAACGGGGATGCAGACCTCGCAGAGCGGCTTGATGTGTGGCGCGCGGCCCTTTCGGCCTCCATCCCCGAGGAGCCAAGCAATGACTGA
- a CDS encoding 5-(carboxyamino)imidazole ribonucleotide synthase, with amino-acid sequence MTDMLPQGATIGILGGGQLGRMLALAAARLGFKTCVFEPGADCPASHVAHRHIQAGYDDEDALRTFAAAVDVITYEFENIPTAALDILEPLRPVRPDRTALRVCQDRLVEKAFLNDLGLKTAPFAAVDDGVDLTQAMAEIGIPAILKTRRFGYDGKGQARISDPNEAEAALAAMNGAPALYEGFVDFTHEVSVIAARGLGGDVAAFDPGQNVHEGGILRTTTVPAKLSPAQRSDAVLLAAQILNKLNYVGVMGVELFVTAEGLVVNEIAPRVHNSGHWTQNGCTVDQFEQHIRAVAGWPLGDGKRHANVVMENLIGRDMDRVPDLAKSGDCALHLYGKVDVKEGRKMGHVNRITGAA; translated from the coding sequence ATGACTGACATGCTGCCCCAAGGGGCGACCATCGGAATTCTTGGCGGCGGGCAGCTGGGCCGGATGCTGGCCCTGGCCGCCGCGCGGCTGGGCTTTAAGACCTGCGTGTTTGAGCCGGGTGCAGACTGCCCCGCAAGCCATGTGGCGCATCGCCATATTCAGGCGGGCTATGATGATGAAGACGCCCTACGGACCTTTGCCGCCGCCGTCGATGTGATCACCTATGAGTTTGAGAATATTCCCACCGCCGCGCTCGATATCTTAGAGCCGCTCAGGCCCGTCCGCCCGGACCGCACAGCGCTACGCGTGTGTCAGGACCGTCTGGTTGAGAAGGCGTTTCTGAACGATCTGGGCCTGAAAACCGCTCCTTTTGCCGCCGTGGATGATGGTGTGGACCTCACACAGGCCATGGCCGAGATCGGCATCCCCGCGATCCTCAAAACCCGCCGCTTTGGCTATGACGGCAAGGGGCAGGCGCGCATCTCAGACCCAAATGAGGCCGAGGCGGCGTTGGCCGCGATGAACGGCGCGCCTGCGCTTTATGAAGGTTTCGTCGATTTCACCCATGAAGTGTCGGTGATCGCCGCGCGCGGTTTGGGCGGCGATGTTGCAGCCTTTGATCCCGGTCAGAACGTCCATGAGGGCGGCATTTTGCGCACCACGACCGTGCCCGCAAAGCTCAGCCCCGCGCAGCGAAGCGACGCCGTTTTGCTGGCTGCACAAATCCTCAACAAGCTTAACTATGTGGGCGTGATGGGTGTGGAGCTTTTCGTGACCGCAGAGGGGCTTGTAGTGAACGAGATTGCCCCGCGCGTACATAACTCCGGGCACTGGACGCAAAATGGCTGCACCGTGGATCAGTTTGAGCAGCATATCCGCGCCGTGGCCGGATGGCCGCTGGGCGATGGCAAACGGCACGCGAATGTGGTGATGGAGAACCTCATTGGCCGCGATATGGACCGGGTGCCGGATCTGGCCAAGTCAGGCGATTGCGCGCTGCATCTTTATGGCAAGGTCGACGTGAAAGAGGGCCGCAAGATGGGCCATGTGAACCGCATCACCGGCGCGGCCTGA
- the rnr gene encoding ribonuclease R, producing the protein MSKLPTRDEILQWISDNPTLTSKRDISKAFGIKGAARIDLKRMLRELAEDGHIEARKKSRRDPDRLPPVSVLEVTGAASDGELLARPMEWQGSGPEPVILLVPRASDPALGTGDRILARLSEVEGEAHGYDARLIRRIGTNPLKVLGVFRKGAEGGRIVPIDKGNGKEWLVEANATDGAQDGELVEAEQSGPRGRMGLPRARIIARLGDPSAPRAVSLIAIHQHGIPDRFPDDVVAEADAMAPAGLEEREDLREMPLVTIDPADARDHDDAVYAHADDDPANPGGHVIWVAIADVAHHVRPGSALDAEARERGNSSYFPDRVVPMLPDRLSGDLCSLHEGVPRACVAVRMQISAEGEKIGQRFVRGLMRSAASLTYQEVQSAMDGAPSERALGLLESVIRPLYAAYGALKEARGRRQPLDLDLPERKVQLSDTGEVLSVNFTERLDAHKLIEEMMVLANVAAAETLAAREVPLLYRVHEEPAEEKLDSLREVAEAAGLVLAKGQVLKTAHLNALLSGAAGTDHAEQINMSTLRAMTQAYYSPGNYGHFGLALRAYGHFTSPIRRYADLVVHRALITAHGWGDDGLSAQEIDRLEGTAKHISDTERRSMMAERDTNDRYLAAFLSERVGDEFTGRISGVVKFGVFVRLDETGADGLIPVRSLGREYFHFDREAGTLMGAESGRVIGLGQRVTVRLAEAVPVTGGIALELISVEGKAVPRGGSGKGRGKAPRRKPGPAKRKAAKAKRKVERTRRG; encoded by the coding sequence ATGAGCAAGCTGCCCACACGCGACGAGATCCTGCAATGGATCTCCGACAACCCGACCCTCACCTCGAAACGCGACATCTCCAAGGCCTTCGGCATCAAGGGGGCGGCGCGGATCGACCTTAAACGCATGCTCAGGGAACTGGCCGAGGACGGCCATATCGAGGCGCGCAAGAAATCCCGGCGCGACCCGGATCGCCTGCCGCCTGTCTCTGTTCTGGAAGTGACAGGGGCGGCCAGTGATGGTGAGCTTCTGGCGCGCCCGATGGAGTGGCAGGGCAGCGGGCCGGAGCCTGTGATCCTTTTGGTGCCGCGCGCCTCTGATCCAGCGCTGGGCACGGGCGACCGTATCTTGGCCCGTCTGAGCGAGGTTGAGGGCGAGGCGCATGGTTATGACGCGCGCCTAATCCGACGCATCGGGACCAATCCGCTCAAGGTGCTGGGCGTTTTCCGCAAAGGGGCCGAGGGCGGGCGGATCGTGCCCATCGACAAGGGCAACGGCAAGGAATGGCTGGTCGAGGCGAATGCGACCGACGGTGCGCAGGACGGAGAGCTGGTCGAGGCCGAGCAATCCGGCCCGCGTGGCCGCATGGGTCTGCCACGGGCGCGCATCATCGCGCGTCTGGGCGATCCGTCCGCGCCGCGCGCGGTCTCGCTGATTGCTATTCACCAGCACGGCATCCCCGACCGCTTCCCCGATGATGTGGTTGCGGAGGCCGATGCGATGGCCCCGGCAGGCCTTGAAGAGCGCGAGGATCTGCGCGAAATGCCATTGGTTACGATCGACCCGGCGGACGCGCGTGACCATGACGATGCGGTTTATGCCCATGCCGATGATGATCCGGCAAACCCTGGTGGCCATGTGATATGGGTCGCGATTGCCGATGTGGCGCATCATGTGCGCCCCGGCTCCGCGCTGGACGCGGAGGCACGCGAGCGCGGTAACTCCAGCTATTTCCCTGACCGTGTGGTGCCGATGCTGCCGGACAGGCTTTCGGGCGATTTGTGCAGCCTGCATGAGGGCGTGCCGCGTGCCTGTGTCGCCGTGCGGATGCAGATCAGCGCAGAGGGTGAGAAAATCGGCCAGCGGTTTGTGCGCGGCCTGATGCGCTCGGCGGCCTCGCTGACCTACCAGGAGGTGCAATCGGCGATGGATGGCGCGCCCTCTGAGCGCGCTTTGGGGCTTCTGGAATCCGTGATCCGCCCGCTATATGCTGCCTATGGGGCGCTCAAAGAAGCCCGCGGGCGGCGTCAGCCCCTCGATCTGGACCTGCCCGAGCGCAAGGTGCAACTGAGCGATACGGGTGAGGTTCTGAGCGTGAATTTCACCGAAAGGCTGGATGCGCACAAGCTGATTGAGGAGATGATGGTACTGGCCAATGTGGCCGCCGCCGAGACTTTGGCCGCGCGGGAGGTGCCGCTTCTCTACCGGGTCCATGAGGAGCCTGCGGAGGAAAAGCTCGACAGCCTGCGTGAGGTGGCCGAGGCGGCGGGGCTCGTACTTGCCAAGGGGCAGGTTCTCAAGACCGCGCATCTCAACGCGCTTCTGAGTGGGGCTGCGGGCACGGATCACGCCGAGCAGATCAACATGAGCACCCTGCGCGCCATGACACAGGCTTACTATAGCCCCGGCAATTACGGCCATTTCGGGCTGGCGCTCAGGGCGTATGGCCATTTCACATCGCCGATCCGGCGCTATGCGGATCTGGTCGTGCACCGCGCGCTGATCACGGCGCATGGTTGGGGCGATGACGGGTTGAGCGCGCAGGAGATTGACCGGCTGGAGGGCACGGCCAAGCATATTTCCGACACGGAGCGGCGCTCGATGATGGCGGAGCGTGACACGAATGATCGCTATCTTGCGGCGTTTCTGAGCGAGCGTGTAGGCGATGAGTTCACGGGCCGGATCAGCGGCGTAGTGAAGTTCGGCGTGTTCGTGCGGCTGGATGAGACGGGGGCCGATGGGCTTATCCCGGTGCGCAGCCTTGGGCGGGAATATTTCCATTTTGACCGTGAGGCGGGCACGCTGATGGGCGCGGAGAGCGGGCGGGTCATCGGGCTGGGTCAGCGGGTGACGGTGCGTTTGGCTGAGGCGGTGCCGGTTACGGGCGGGATCGCGCTGGAGCTTATCTCGGTTGAAGGCAAGGCTGTGCCGCGCGGTGGGTCGGGCAAGGGACGTGGCAAGGCGCCACGCCGCAAGCCCGGGCCCGCGAAGCGCAAGGCGGCCAAAGCCAAGCGCAAGGTGGAGCGCACGCGGCGGGGGTGA